TCGGCATTTCCCAGTACGGTTTTTCTCGCCATTGGCCTGATCTTTATGATGCGGAAAAGAAGACGGAAAAGCATATTCGGGTTTTGATGAATTCTTCTTATTTTCGTATCAGTTCAAAAGACCATATGTATTATTGTTGATCTTTATTATATAAAAAACCGGAACTATGTATATAACAGATGTATCAGGAACAACTACTTTGTCAAATGGTGTCAGGATGCCTTATTTTGGCTTAGGCGTTTACAGTATGAACAATGAAGAAGTTACAAGTGCCGTACATCGTGCCCTGGAAACAGGATACAGACTTATTGACACAGCTTCCGTCTATGGGAATGAAGAAGGAGTGGGAAAGGCTGTCCGGGAGAGTGATCTTCCCCGGGAGGAGATCTTTGTCACCAGCAAGGTATGGAACACCGACCAGGGATATG
This genomic interval from Bacteroidales bacterium contains the following:
- a CDS encoding aldo/keto reductase; its protein translation is MYITDVSGTTTLSNGVRMPYFGLGVYSMNNEEVTSAVHRALETGYRLIDTASVYGNEEGVGKAVRESDLPREEIFVTSKVWNTDQGYERTLKAFDKSMNRLGLDYLDLYLIHWPVSDLYKDT